The following coding sequences are from one Paenibacillus sp. JDR-2 window:
- a CDS encoding Cof-type HAD-IIB family hydrolase, translating to MIKLIVSDLDGTLLDKSKQINERDRQAVRKAYESGLDLCIASGRMNAEITVIMQPFPNKYHAVGQNGATVRMNNEHLLGAMDFAPELSLQLLQAVPREEFISFVHCTDDSYYARVDNEVSRSVQKRIMSESSIHHKLEEALANDEFRCSKLACFGDLGKLSKLEAQLNRKFSGQIETFISDKDCLDIMPLNVSKGTGISLLIQELGIAPDEIACIGDSFNDLSMFALTPHSYAMIESHDEIREQASTVVHSVAEAIDHIIAYNTMSVAN from the coding sequence AACAAATTAACGAGCGGGACCGCCAGGCAGTTAGAAAAGCTTATGAAAGTGGTCTCGATTTATGTATCGCATCCGGCAGGATGAATGCCGAGATTACCGTCATTATGCAGCCATTCCCGAATAAATATCATGCTGTTGGTCAAAACGGGGCAACCGTCCGGATGAATAACGAGCATCTGCTTGGAGCAATGGATTTTGCACCCGAATTATCCCTGCAGCTGCTACAAGCGGTCCCTCGCGAGGAATTCATAAGCTTCGTTCATTGCACGGACGACTCTTATTATGCGCGGGTGGATAATGAAGTTTCCCGTTCCGTCCAGAAACGTATTATGTCGGAAAGCTCTATTCATCACAAGTTGGAGGAAGCTCTGGCAAACGATGAGTTCCGTTGCAGTAAGCTCGCTTGTTTCGGAGATTTAGGCAAGCTTAGCAAGCTGGAAGCCCAATTGAATCGCAAGTTCTCCGGGCAGATTGAGACTTTTATCAGCGATAAGGATTGTCTGGATATTATGCCGCTTAACGTTTCCAAAGGCACGGGTATATCGCTCCTCATTCAGGAACTGGGAATTGCTCCGGATGAAATCGCGTGTATCGGCGACTCGTTTAACGATCTTTCGATGTTTGCCTTAACGCCGCACAGCTATGCAATGATCGAAAGCCATGATGAAATCCGCGAGCAGGCTAGTACGGTTGTTCATTCCGTTGCTGAAGCTATCGATCATATCATTGCCTACAATACCATGTCGGTCGCGAATTAG
- a CDS encoding MFS transporter encodes MKRIVWLSCLAYFLVGLATVAFGALLPELLQVYGKSYSSGGQLVFAQFAGFFLGVVLTPRLTVLFGYPRTIWLGMLFLVMAQALLFFSPMWALVIILAVLNGCGFGMTQTALGTYLLEISDQAAVTMSRLEVAFGVGALFMPLISSVLIAQAVWEWSFGIIALLALVNLLFWSRKAMGTPVIDSSSIHPLPTTDNTMKSKKTPIPLASLVYFTLFVFLYVGLETSLINFLPSIFSKHFSIHASNASLSVTLFWVAMIIGRFFSGYLAERIRYNRFLLVSAIGAGLCLVCMPVMKHSIAAFALVLLTGLFLSGIFAILIVYANSVFEGNTKQITSILIASGGIGGAILPLVIGWCMDRISTSSTLVILAACSFLLLICLYRIRMNLQSKAAQIANKNLSL; translated from the coding sequence ATGAAACGAATCGTCTGGTTAAGCTGTTTAGCGTACTTCTTGGTGGGGCTGGCAACCGTTGCTTTTGGCGCCTTGCTACCCGAATTGCTGCAGGTCTACGGTAAAAGCTACAGCAGCGGCGGACAGCTCGTATTCGCGCAATTCGCCGGCTTTTTCCTCGGAGTTGTCCTGACTCCCAGACTAACCGTACTATTCGGATATCCGAGAACGATCTGGCTAGGAATGCTTTTTCTCGTCATGGCGCAAGCTTTGCTTTTCTTTAGTCCGATGTGGGCATTGGTCATTATACTCGCCGTACTGAATGGTTGCGGGTTCGGAATGACACAAACGGCGTTAGGCACTTATTTGCTGGAGATCAGCGATCAAGCTGCGGTAACGATGAGTCGTCTGGAAGTTGCTTTTGGAGTTGGCGCTTTATTCATGCCTTTGATCTCGAGCGTATTGATTGCGCAAGCCGTCTGGGAGTGGTCGTTTGGCATAATTGCGCTTCTAGCTTTGGTCAATCTCCTGTTCTGGAGCAGAAAAGCAATGGGCACTCCGGTAATTGATTCTTCCTCCATTCATCCATTGCCTACAACTGACAATACAATGAAATCGAAAAAAACTCCGATTCCTTTAGCCTCGCTAGTTTATTTTACCTTGTTTGTATTCCTCTACGTAGGTCTGGAAACAAGCCTTATTAATTTCCTGCCGTCGATCTTCTCCAAGCATTTCTCCATTCATGCGTCTAACGCAAGCCTGTCGGTTACCTTATTCTGGGTCGCAATGATTATTGGGAGATTCTTCTCCGGTTATCTTGCCGAGAGGATTCGGTACAACCGTTTCTTGCTCGTCAGTGCAATAGGTGCCGGACTATGTCTCGTTTGCATGCCGGTTATGAAGCATTCAATCGCCGCATTTGCTCTTGTCCTGTTAACCGGTTTGTTCTTATCAGGAATCTTTGCCATTTTGATTGTATATGCGAACAGTGTTTTCGAGGGGAATACGAAGCAGATCACCAGCATTCTGATTGCATCGGGAGGAATTGGCGGGGCAATTCTGCCACTCGTTATCGGGTGGTGCATGGACCGGATATCGACATCCAGCACGTTGGTTATCCTGGCTGCCTGCTCGTTCCTGCTGTTAATATGTCTTTACAGAATCAGAATGAATTTGCAATCGAAAGCAGCTCAAATAGCGAATAAGAATTTAAGCTTGTAA
- a CDS encoding YrdB family protein encodes MLTAFFLLELVAFIVFGYWGYHLQSVRIISILLAVAAPLVLAVLWGMFLSPKASVAIFSYPVRTALKLVVFLAASGALYSTGHEKLSLAFLIISVLLIAAVFLLNLHKVDTVGK; translated from the coding sequence TTGCTTACCGCATTTTTTCTTCTGGAGCTTGTGGCATTTATTGTTTTTGGTTATTGGGGTTATCACCTGCAATCCGTTAGAATCATTAGTATCCTATTAGCAGTGGCAGCGCCACTTGTTCTTGCGGTTCTCTGGGGAATGTTTCTCTCGCCAAAAGCATCTGTGGCCATTTTCTCCTATCCGGTAAGGACGGCGTTAAAGCTGGTGGTTTTCTTGGCCGCTTCAGGCGCATTATACTCAACCGGACATGAGAAGCTAAGTCTTGCTTTTCTGATTATATCCGTCTTGCTGATCGCGGCTGTATTTCTTTTGAATTTGCATAAGGTCGATACCGTAGGTAAATGA
- the clpP gene encoding ATP-dependent Clp endopeptidase proteolytic subunit ClpP: MSSFIPYVVEQSNRGERSYDIYSRLLKDRIVFLGSAIDDQVANSIVAQLLFLAAEDPDKEISLYINSPGGSTTAGFAIYDTMQYIKPEVHTICVGMAASFAAILLLSGAKGKRFALPSSEVMIHQPHGGAQGQASDIAISAKRILDTRARLNRIAADRTGQPLEKIEKDMDRDYFLSAQEALDYGIIDQVVHTV; the protein is encoded by the coding sequence ATGAGCAGCTTTATCCCCTATGTCGTTGAACAGTCCAATCGCGGAGAACGTTCCTATGATATTTACTCCCGGCTTCTTAAGGACCGGATTGTCTTCCTTGGCTCAGCCATTGATGACCAGGTAGCGAACAGTATTGTAGCACAGCTCTTATTTCTTGCCGCCGAGGACCCGGATAAGGAAATCAGCCTGTACATTAATTCTCCCGGAGGCTCAACCACGGCAGGCTTTGCGATCTATGACACGATGCAGTATATAAAACCCGAGGTCCATACGATTTGCGTAGGGATGGCTGCTTCGTTTGCGGCTATCCTGCTTCTAAGCGGAGCCAAAGGCAAACGGTTTGCCCTGCCTAGCAGCGAGGTCATGATCCACCAGCCGCATGGCGGCGCCCAGGGCCAAGCTAGCGATATCGCAATCAGCGCGAAGCGGATCCTCGATACGAGAGCCCGGTTGAATCGGATCGCGGCCGACCGTACCGGTCAGCCGCTCGAGAAAATCGAAAAGGACATGGACCGCGATTATTTTCTCTCCGCCCAAGAAGCGCTTGACTACGGGATTATCGACCAGGTCGTCCATACGGTTTAG
- a CDS encoding RNA polymerase sigma factor, which translates to MIDAMTEKEHIEWERLQQVLGRYCLTLTKSRVEAEDLTQDTWIKVMDSAQLTEHANPEAYLLRIARNNWIDRVRRQSSHARMMESVRGSAVYHAMPDESRIGTEVVMQALMTFLSPLQRAVFLLRDVIGYSAQETALRLGLTPGAVKAALHRARAALPQVRQAVEAGSLPVPKEEGLRDVLRALAIAYEGGNIEAMLTLAQQGELEPAPAIALLQGRRLRAASNQARRGDSVPSMMLAA; encoded by the coding sequence ATGATTGATGCAATGACGGAAAAAGAACATATAGAATGGGAACGGCTGCAACAAGTACTCGGCCGCTATTGCTTGACTTTAACCAAATCCCGGGTGGAAGCGGAGGATTTAACGCAGGATACATGGATTAAGGTCATGGATTCGGCGCAGCTGACGGAGCATGCCAATCCTGAAGCTTATTTGCTTCGGATTGCCCGCAATAACTGGATTGACCGGGTAAGACGCCAGTCTAGCCATGCACGGATGATGGAATCCGTCCGGGGCTCAGCGGTTTATCATGCCATGCCGGACGAGAGCCGAATCGGAACCGAAGTGGTCATGCAGGCGCTGATGACTTTCCTGTCTCCGCTTCAAAGGGCGGTCTTTCTGCTGAGGGACGTTATCGGGTATTCGGCACAGGAAACGGCATTGCGATTAGGACTAACTCCAGGCGCGGTAAAAGCGGCTTTGCATCGGGCCCGCGCGGCATTACCGCAGGTTAGACAGGCGGTTGAAGCAGGTTCGCTGCCTGTTCCGAAAGAAGAAGGGCTGCGGGATGTCTTGCGTGCGCTTGCTATTGCTTATGAAGGCGGCAATATTGAAGCGATGCTTACGCTTGCGCAGCAAGGAGAACTGGAGCCGGCGCCGGCAATTGCGTTGCTGCAAGGCAGAAGACTTCGGGCAGCCTCGAATCAGGCCCGCCGTGGCGATTCCGTACCGTCAATGATGCTGGCCGCTTGA